The sequence TAGCATCAGCAAAACCAACTATAGGCGTAGTGTCATAAATTACTAAATCAAAGCTGCTGTGCAGTTCGCTCATTAGATCCTGCATTTTTACAGATGCTAGCAATCTAGTTGAATCCGGTGGAATCGGACCGGCAGCCATTACATACAAATTATCTTCGAGGGGAGACTTTTCAATTACATTGCTCCATTCCAATTCAGAAGAAATAATATCGGTTAATCCCTGAATATTCATTAATCCTACACGTTTATGTATAGTAGGACATCGAAGATTTGCATCGACTAATAATACCCTTTGTCCCATTGCTGCTGCTGCTAAAGCCAGCTGTATCGCAACAGTAGTTTTCCCATCTTCTGGTGTTGCGGAACTAACCACGAGAGAACGAATCGGTGTATCCGAACCCAAAAGCAGAATATTGGTGTAAAGAGAGCGAAAAACCTCAAAAAAGGCAGCGCGAGTTGTTTGTTGAATTCCACTAGCCCCTGCGTCTTGCTTATTGCTAGCCACAAGTTCTTTTCTAAACGGAACTACCCCTAATAACGGTAATCTGGTACTTTCCTTCAAATCTTTAGCAGTATAGAAAATATTGCTCAACTTATCTACAAGTAGAGCTGCTCCTACACCCAGTACTAAACCTGCAACTCCACCAAAAATCAAGTTTCTCGTCGCGCTATCAGAAACAGCTTTAGGTTTCGTTACCATAGACAGCTGCGGATCTAATAATTTCCAAGGTTGTAGTTCTTGAGCTTTTTCAATTTCCAAAGCTTGCTGTTTAGCTAAAAACTGATTCAACGCTTGGTTCGCAATTCCTAATTCACGTTGAATATTTTCATAATCGCGCGTGACAGTTGCTAAATTCCTCACATACCCGTTGAGATTGTTAATTTTTTCACCCAATGCAGCATCGCGCGCTCTTAAAGATTGAATGCGGCTTTGAAAATCTTTTTGAACTCGCTGTTCTTCAGCACTAAGCATCGGAAGCAAGTTAGCTTTCCTTTGCCGTAAATCTTGTATGCTTGGATTATTATCTGTAAATTTAGCAGCTTGTATCTTCAGTTCGATATCAATTTCCTGAATTTGGTCTAATATCTTTTGATAACGATTATTCTCACTTAATATTGAATTACCAGCTCTGTCTCCAGGTTGCTGAGCTAACTCCTTTTGCAGGTTCTGATACTCAGCTAACATTTGTTCGAGTTGGACTCGATTTTTTGTTTTTTCCTGAGTTAAATTACTAATTTGGGTAGATACCTGTTGAGCTTGCTGCTCGGGTTCTATCAAGTTGTTAACTCTTCTAATTCTTCTGAGCTTATTTTGCCAATCTAAGACTTGTTGTTTAAGTCCACCTTCATTTATTCTTTCTTGAACAAATTTGATTGCTTGATCTATATCAGCTTGACGCTCTGCCAGACTATATTCCAGATAAGCCTCAGAAACTTCATCCAATACATCAGTTACTATTTGCCTGTTTGGATCTGTATATGCAACTGTGAGAATATTTGGTTGTTCGGATACTATTATTAACTGCTTTGAGATTATCTCATAGTCTATTTCTGGATACTTTCTCTGAAGCTTTTGTACAACTGGATCTAAAACTCGCGGACTTCGCAAAACTTTAAGTGTAGTTTCGACTTGTTGTTCTAATTCTGGGGCTGATACTTTTTCTTGAGAGCCTAGAGTTTGAGGTACATCTGCTATCGCCTTACTCTCGCCAGTTACAGGCTTGGTTAAAATTTCAAAATAACCTTGATACACCGGAGGATCTGTTTCTGCTTTTAGCACTCCTGCTGTTGCAGCAGCAACTGTTACACCGGCAATTAACAATACTCTACGGCGCAGGGCTGCTCCGACTCTACCTAAATTTATTCCCTCATCATCGTCCTTTAAATCTATAGCCCTTGCTTGTGACAACAGGTAAGGATACTGTTCTGACTTCTGCATAGTCTATATACACTCTTCTTACTTGTATTATCTATACGCTTTGACTTGACGGCAGCAATCAATAGTTTGCTTTCCCTAACCACCGAATCTGATACACACCCGAGTAAATCCATTAACAGTCAAAAAAATCATTCAAGGAGAGTAAAGTATTTCCGAAAACCCTCTTGATAGACGTACCACCCTATCTTAATACTTAAAATATTGATTAATATGAAGCGATGCACTACATGTATAGTAACATTACGCAATATTTTTTAGTAATTTATTTATTTTTTGCTCAAAATATAATCAGTCTTTCACTAGTTTATAAATTACTCGGTGTATAAATTTAATACTAACAATAAAGTCAGCTTCCTTGAATTTTTCATTGCGTCATTAAACCAAAAACTATACTGGGTCTCACTTTAGATAATATGTTTAGCATTTTTATCAATCCGCTATTCTTAACCATTGTATTTCTACTCAATTAGTTTAGAGGTTTCCGGACGAATACTAGTGTGACTATTTTACTTTATTTTTACAATTACATCCTTAATAAATCAGTAGCAAAAATTACATCTACTCTGATGAAGCCGCTGATAAGCCGATCTATTTCTATGCGGAGATCGACAACTATTATTGCTGTAAAAGCTACGTAATAACAGCTATCTGATGTTCAGCGATCGCAAAGATTGGTTAAAGAACGATTATCATTAACGGCTTTTATGTAAGAAATAGTAAAGTCAAGAGTTAACTAGTACTTCACCAAACCGAAATTGCCGGGTGAGGGCGTAGCGTCTGAGGATTCCCGTCTCCCGGAGGGAGATAGTGAAACGAAGCGAACGCAAGGATTTCAAATATATTTAAAATCCTTTACATCGTTCGGTTTATTTGTGCCAACCTACTTAAATGAAAAGCTTCCTTGAGAAAAAATATGGCATTGGTGAATTGAAATATGAATTTATTTTTATCATATTTACTAGTCCCCTAAATCCCCCAATTTCGGGAGACTTGAAATTATTCTTCTCCCCCAGAATTGGGGGTTGGGGGGCAAATCATACTTTTAATCAGCAACGCCAAAAATATGAAGTGAAGAAGTTAGATTGACATGAATAATATTTCCCAATAGCTTCGTTGAGCAACTATAAAGATTCACAAAAATATCATTGAAATCTAAGACCAAAAGAACACATTCTTTT comes from Rivularia sp. PCC 7116 and encodes:
- a CDS encoding polysaccharide biosynthesis tyrosine autokinase; translation: MQKSEQYPYLLSQARAIDLKDDDEGINLGRVGAALRRRVLLIAGVTVAAATAGVLKAETDPPVYQGYFEILTKPVTGESKAIADVPQTLGSQEKVSAPELEQQVETTLKVLRSPRVLDPVVQKLQRKYPEIDYEIISKQLIIVSEQPNILTVAYTDPNRQIVTDVLDEVSEAYLEYSLAERQADIDQAIKFVQERINEGGLKQQVLDWQNKLRRIRRVNNLIEPEQQAQQVSTQISNLTQEKTKNRVQLEQMLAEYQNLQKELAQQPGDRAGNSILSENNRYQKILDQIQEIDIELKIQAAKFTDNNPSIQDLRQRKANLLPMLSAEEQRVQKDFQSRIQSLRARDAALGEKINNLNGYVRNLATVTRDYENIQRELGIANQALNQFLAKQQALEIEKAQELQPWKLLDPQLSMVTKPKAVSDSATRNLIFGGVAGLVLGVGAALLVDKLSNIFYTAKDLKESTRLPLLGVVPFRKELVASNKQDAGASGIQQTTRAAFFEVFRSLYTNILLLGSDTPIRSLVVSSATPEDGKTTVAIQLALAAAAMGQRVLLVDANLRCPTIHKRVGLMNIQGLTDIISSELEWSNVIEKSPLEDNLYVMAAGPIPPDSTRLLASVKMQDLMSELHSSFDLVIYDTTPIVGFADANLLAANTNGVMLVAGLGKLKRTVFTQALEEIQISGTPILGLVANKSKETTPTSQSNYQQYYKVSREKFDADDAIESKNSSVNKVKLR